The following coding sequences lie in one Antricoccus suffuscus genomic window:
- the purF gene encoding amidophosphoribosyltransferase, whose product MDEPREECGVFGAWAPGEEVAKLAYYGLYAIQHRGQEAAGIAVSDGSSVVVYKDIGLVSQVFDESTLSSLRGHIAVGHCRYSTTGGNSWENAQPTFRTTTTGTSIALGHNGNLVNTSELAKRAANEGIKGLSGASTDSDVMTSLLAARPDLSIEAAAMELLPTLRGAFSLVFMDEHTLYAARDAQGVRPLVLGRLERGWVIASETAALDIVGASFVREVEPGELIAIDADGLRSQRWAVPEPKGCVFEYVYLARPDTTISGRGVHATRVEIGRRLAREHPVEADLVIPTPESGTPAAIGYAEESGIPYGQGLVKNAYVGRTFIQPSQTIRQLGIRLKLNPLRDVIRGKRLVVVDDSIVRGNTQRALVRMLRESGALEVHVRISSPPVKWPCFYGIDFASRAELVAGGLDVDGVRASIGADSLGYVSLDQLIAATEQPKSRLCAACFDGNYPIELPSADLIGKHVLEGVSRKVDAEGALERLDQAAGAEDAVRRP is encoded by the coding sequence GTGGACGAGCCGCGCGAAGAGTGCGGTGTATTTGGCGCTTGGGCGCCCGGCGAAGAAGTTGCCAAACTTGCCTATTACGGGCTCTACGCAATCCAACATCGTGGCCAGGAAGCGGCCGGTATCGCGGTGAGCGACGGTTCGAGTGTGGTCGTCTATAAGGACATCGGCCTCGTATCGCAAGTTTTCGATGAATCGACCCTCTCGAGCCTGCGCGGACACATTGCTGTGGGGCACTGTCGCTATTCGACAACGGGCGGCAATAGCTGGGAAAACGCGCAGCCGACGTTTCGTACGACGACGACCGGGACCAGCATCGCGCTCGGACATAACGGCAATCTCGTCAATACCTCTGAATTGGCCAAGCGAGCCGCGAACGAGGGCATTAAAGGCCTGTCGGGAGCATCGACCGATTCCGATGTTATGACGTCCTTGCTGGCCGCTCGGCCGGACCTCTCGATCGAGGCCGCCGCTATGGAGTTACTGCCGACGCTGCGCGGCGCGTTTTCGCTGGTGTTCATGGACGAGCACACGCTGTACGCCGCGCGCGATGCGCAGGGTGTGCGCCCGCTGGTCCTGGGCCGGCTCGAGCGTGGCTGGGTCATCGCGAGTGAGACGGCCGCATTGGACATCGTCGGTGCGTCGTTTGTGCGCGAAGTCGAACCCGGCGAGCTCATTGCGATCGACGCCGACGGTCTGCGTTCGCAGCGCTGGGCCGTCCCCGAACCCAAGGGCTGCGTCTTCGAATACGTCTATCTCGCCCGCCCGGACACCACGATCTCCGGCCGCGGCGTACACGCCACGCGCGTCGAGATCGGTCGCCGGTTGGCGCGTGAGCATCCGGTCGAGGCCGACCTCGTCATCCCTACCCCGGAGTCCGGTACGCCGGCCGCTATCGGGTACGCCGAGGAGTCCGGCATCCCTTACGGCCAGGGACTGGTCAAAAACGCGTACGTCGGGCGCACCTTCATCCAGCCGAGTCAGACGATCCGCCAGCTCGGAATCCGGCTCAAGCTCAACCCGCTGCGCGACGTCATCCGCGGCAAGCGACTGGTCGTCGTCGACGACTCGATCGTGCGCGGCAACACGCAGCGCGCGCTGGTGCGGATGCTGCGCGAGTCCGGTGCCCTTGAGGTGCATGTGCGCATCTCGTCGCCACCGGTGAAGTGGCCGTGCTTCTACGGCATCGACTTCGCCAGCCGCGCGGAGCTCGTGGCCGGCGGTCTCGACGTCGACGGCGTACGCGCCTCGATCGGCGCCGACTCGCTCGGATACGTCTCACTCGACCAGCTCATCGCCGCTACCGAACAGCCCAAGTCCCGGCTGTGCGCGGCATGTTTCGACGGCAACTATCCGATCGAACTGCCGAGCGCCGACTTGATCGGCAAACACGTCCTCGAAGGCGTCTCCCGCAAGGTCGACGCCGAAGGCGCGCTCGAGAGGCTCGACCAGGCCGCCGGCGCCGAGGACGCCGTACGCCGCCCTTAG